One genomic window of Manihot esculenta cultivar AM560-2 chromosome 16, M.esculenta_v8, whole genome shotgun sequence includes the following:
- the LOC110603559 gene encoding disease resistance protein At4g27190 — MDVVTCIAGKIGELLVEPIGRQIGHFIHYTSNTVKLQEQVKILEGVRDDVQVSVDAAKRNGEVIRKEVQNWTSMVDGILSEANKLLGKASKVRFHNLASRYQLSRKAEEKTMEIEKQKNEGKFDRVSNPAPPPPLLFPSQEDIVTFESRERQVEEIMEALKDNKTNFIGIYGMGGVGKTTLVKEVVKRAQQDRLFPTIAMVVVSQTIDVKKIQDQIAESLGLKLDEVNEQNRVSRLLARLKEENKVLIILDDIWARLDLATVGIPLGHDHAGCKIIVTTRRKQVCDTMVDTGSETAKVIPINILSEKESWVLLKKNAGAEIESLTLNSFAKDILRECGGLPIALVTVGRAMRGKDPDEWQEAVRELRKSQPETIEGMDEDVYRCLQFSYTYLKDKKAKKVFKLCCLFPEDFNIPIEDLVRYGFGLKIFEDMRMEDARRSAHSIIKNLKDSCLLLGSDEEGCVKMHDVVRDVALSMASDYFVRDGVKKLEDWPDMEEMKRYTGISIMQNEVSQFPDAWDSPNLKILLMDIEKSRSRLLSFGEKAMDMPATVLTGMKALQVFHRRDSSRQNPIAISFRFLQLEFSQLTNLRTLMLECYKIVDTTPIGELKMLEILSLKDCELRKPFNTIGKLTNLRLLDVEFSSLNGVSSSIFPINAMSTLSRLEELYFLSFDILRPTPFPFFLYIRRTKYPFFLSPFLHNFRFFDDLNITVLKTLSRLTTLTIHIQTIPEGFMFPDLKVFKIHWGSRICITGKEKLLNAFLSQVEGFNYLGLCGSNITISSLVCMKPLMPRTNFLYLDSLEELKNIYPCLLSSGLDALKILLIVNCSSFAYLINAEEFLGRYALLPELEGLCFEDLDTFKALCNGELPPGTSLSMRKLKYLTFFRCPELLNIFTLPNPQQEFEQLQVLEEKGMKNISKGPTELLHLPKLQIICINGCQKLKVIFPASIAQGLEQLKELVLEDCDQLEAIVAEREEEERRIDEVVFSQLIRIRLYKLYNLKAFCMDNLPLKWPSLEELSVDSCPKMKTFAASDGNQITPKLKEIKININYIKLDGTNLNTIMKYHNEEEIQVINN; from the exons ATGGATGTTGTGACTTGTATCGCTGGAAAAATTGGAGAACTCTTGGTTGAGCCAATCGGGAGACAGATTGGCCATTTTATTCACTATACAAGTAACACTGTGAAACTCCAGGAGCAAGTTAAAATACTTGAAGGAGTGAGGGATGACGTGCAGGTATCTGTTGATGCAGCAAAGAGGAATGGTGAGGTGATCAGAAAAGAGGTTCAGAATTGGACATCAATGGTTGATGGGATTCTATCAGAGGCTAACAAACTTCTTGGAAAGGCTTCCAAAGTAAGGTTTCATAATTTGGCTTCACGCTATCAGCTAAGCAGGAAAGCAGAAGAGAAAACAATGGAAATTGAAAAACAGAAAAATGAAGGCAAGTTTGATAGAGTTTCCAATCCCGCACCTCCGCCACCATTATTGTTTCCATCTCAAGAAGATATTGTGACTTTCGAAAGCAGAGAACGACAAGTAGAGGAGATTATGGAGGCCTTGAAGGACAACAAAACCAACTTCATTGGGATATACGGAATGGGAGGGGTGGGTAAAACTACCCTCGTGAAAGAAGTTGTTAAAAGGGCTCAACAAGACAGGCTGTTTCCTACTATTGCAATGGTTGTGGTATCACAAACCATTGATGTGAAAAAGATTCAAGACCAGATAGCAGAGAGTTTGGGTTTGAAATTAGATGAGGTTAACGAACAAAATCGAGTAAGCCGGTTGCTGGCTAGATTGAAGGAAGAGAACAAAGTGCTCATTATCTTGGATGATATTTGGGCTAGACTCGATCTTGCAACTGTGGGAATTCCACTTGGCCATGATCATGCAGGTTGCAAAATTATTGTCACAACACGTCGTAAACAAGTGTGTGACACTATGGTCGACACAGGGAGTGAGACTGCAAAGGTCATCcctattaatattttatctgaAAAAGAATCATGGGTCTTGCTTAAAAAGAATGCAGGCGCTGAGATTGAGTCTCTGACTTTGAATTCTTTTGCAAAAGATATTCTCAGAGAATGTGGAGGCTTGCCTATAGCTCTTGTAACAGTGGGAAGGGCAATGAGAGGCAAAGATCCTGATGAATGGCAAGAGGCAGTTAGAGAGCTAAGGAAATCACAGCCAGAAACCATTGAAGGGATGGATGAAGATGTGTACAGATGTCTTCAGTTCAGCTATACTTACCTGAAAGATAAGAAAGCCAAGAAAGTTTTCAAGCTATGTTGTTTATTTCCTGAGGATTTTAACATCCCTATAGAAGACCTGGTAAGATATGGGTTTGGACTGAAAATATTTGAAGATATGAGAATGGAGGATGCAAGACGAAGTGCTCATTCCATCATAAAAAATCTCAAAGATTCTTGTTTATTATTGGGAAGTGATGAGGAAGGCTGCGTAAAAATGCATGATGTCGTGCGTGATGTTGCCTTATCAATGGCATCAGATTATTTTGTTAGAGATGGTGTCAAAAAGTTGGAGGATTGGCCAGATATGGAAGAGATGAAGCGTTATACTGGCATCTCAATAATGCAAAATGAGGTTTCTCAATTTCCCGATGCTTGGGATAGCCCAAATCTCAAGATATTATTGATGGATATTGAAAAAAGTCGTTCTCGTTTACTTTCTTTTGGGGAGAAGGCGATGGACATGCCAGCAACGgtcttgacagggatgaaagcccttcaagtttttcatcGGAGAGATAGTAGCAGGCAAAATCCTATAGCAATATCTTTTCGGTTCTTGCAACTAGAATTTAGTCAATTAACCAATCTTCGGACGTTGATGCTTGAGTGTTATAAGATTGTTGACACCACTCCAATTGGGGAGCTGAAGATGCTTGAAATTCTCAGCTTGAAGGATTGTGAGTTACGAAAGCCATTCAATACAATAGGGAAGTTGACTAATCTAAGGTTACTGGATGTGGAATTTTCTTCTCTTAATGGCGTCTCTTCTTCCATATTTCCAATCAATGCTATGTCTACTCTGTCCCGATTAGAAGAATTGTACTTCCTTTCTTTTGATATATTAAGACCCACACCGTTCCCATTTTTCCTCTATATAAGACGCACAAAGTACCCATTTTTCCTTTCTCCATTCCTTCATAATTTTCGATTCTTCGATGACTTGAACATAACAGTTTTGAAAACCCTTTCTCGCTTGACCACCCTTACAATTCACATTCAAACCATTCCCGAAGGTTTTATGTTCCCAGATTTGAAGGTATTCAAAATTCATTGGGGAAGCCGGATATGCATTACAGGAAAAGAAAAGCTGCTTAATGCATTTTTATCTCAAGTTGAAGGATTTAATTATTTGGGTCTTTGCGGGAGTAATATCACAATTTCATCACTAGTTTGTATGAAGCCATTAATGCCAAGAACAAATTTTCTATATTTAGATTCACTTGAGGAGTTAAAGAATATCTATCCTTGCTTATTATCAAGTGGTTTAGATGCTTTGAAGATACTACTGATTGTCAATTGTTCTAGTTTCGCTTACTTGATCAACGCTGAAGAGTTTCTTGGAAGGTATGCTTTGTTGCCGGAACTGGAAGGACTGTGTTTTGAGGATTTGGACACCTTCAAAGCATTATGCAATGGTGAACTACCTCCTGGAACTTCCTTGTCCATGAGGAAGCTCAAATACTTGACCTTTTTTAGATGTCCAGAATTGTTGAATATTTTCACTTTACCCAATCCACAGCAAGAATTCGAGCAACTCCAAGTTCTTGAAGAGAAAGGAATGAAGAACATATCGAAGGGCCCCACTGAGTTGTTGCATCTGCCCAAGCTACAAATAATATGCATTAATGGGTGCCAGaaattaaaagttatatttccTGCTTCTATTGCTCAAGGACTAGAGCAGCTGAAAGAACTTGTATTAGAAGATTGCGATCAATTAGAAGCAATTGTTGCAGAAAGGGAAGAAGAGGAAAGGAGGATTGACGAAGTGGTGTTCTCTCAATTAATAAGGATTAGGTTATACAAGCTTTACAATCTTAAAGCTTTTTGCATGGATAACTTACCTTTGAAATGGCCATCCTTGGAAGAGTTATCTGTGGACTCTTGTCCTAAAATGAAGACATTTGCTGCTTCTGATGGAAACCAGATCACACCGAAGTTGAAGGAGatcaaaataaatatcaattaCATAAAACTTGATGGAACAAACTTAAACACAATTATGAAATATCACAACGAAGAGGAG ATCCAAGTGATAAACAACTGA